The Dehalococcoidales bacterium genome contains the following window.
GCCTCCTGTTCGTCAAATGTACCTTTACCGGTTGTGGAGCAGTTAATCGTCTTAGCAAAAATATGCCAAACAGACCAAAGCACCCCAGAATAAAAGGAGTCGGCGCACCAAGTATCCAGGCCAGAATAGGTATGCTAGCTATACCAACCAATACACCTGTTGGTCCTCTTTTGAATAAAACACTTACCCCCACAACAGTGCTTAAAGCAATTACTACGGAAGCTATGTTGCCCCACGAAGACAGTGTATTCGCACTGGCGGCGGCGAAAACTACTGCTGCAGTCGTGATAACACCTCTACCCCCTTTAAAGCGAAGAAAAATTGGCCAATTATGGCCACAAACAGCGGCAATACCCACTGCCATCTGAGATCCAAGGCTGAATCCCAACCACTCAGCAAACAATAAGAATGCGCTTCCTTTAACGAAGTCGAAAAGTATTACTGGGATAGCTATACTCCTGGATGTAAAGCGCATCAGGTTACTTGCCCCCACATTACCGCTGCCCAGATCTCTCAAGTCTATTCCCTTTGACCTGTTAGCAGCAATATAGGCTGCTGGAACTGATCCCAGAAGATACGATGCCAATATTAGTTGCCATAGATACACTGGCATTCACCCTGAATTTACATACCTCTAAGATTTAGCTATTAAGAAATAGCCACCATTATTACAGAGCGGTTCGAGCAATTATGCTGGCTGAAACACCATTGCAGGAAGACAAATGGATCACAGTACTCCTGGGTCATTTTACTTGCTTGCCCCCCATTCTATCCTTAATTGCTCAGGCTCTATGCCTTTAATTGATATGCCGCCATCCCTGATTTCTATAGTGGCTTGGGATGGATTAACGGTTAATT
Protein-coding sequences here:
- a CDS encoding glycerol-3-phosphate acyltransferase; translation: MPVYLWQLILASYLLGSVPAAYIAANRSKGIDLRDLGSGNVGASNLMRFTSRSIAIPVILFDFVKGSAFLLFAEWLGFSLGSQMAVGIAAVCGHNWPIFLRFKGGRGVITTAAVVFAAASANTLSSWGNIASVVIALSTVVGVSVLFKRGPTGVLVGIASIPILAWILGAPTPFILGCFGLFGIFLLRRLTAPQPVKVHLTNRR